In the Sarcophilus harrisii chromosome 3, mSarHar1.11, whole genome shotgun sequence genome, one interval contains:
- the MCAM gene encoding cell surface glycoprotein MUC18 isoform X1, giving the protein MDLTRLLCTLLLTACCCRHSAGVPDEAEPVREILEYKVGDNAHLNCDSSLPTDNLSHVDWFFKYKDQHIRIFQVRRGQGQADPGEYQHRLTLLDGANLSLSQVTPKDERTFICQVKAPGTHAREKYTQLHIYKAPKEPTIQASASGISVISQVPQEVATCTGEDGFPIPRVTWYKNRKPLKEEKNRVIISELRTKESSGLYTVRSTLWAQLEKEDKEALFYCELSYRLPGGDHMKESQEINVTVYYPMEKVWLEVIPNRLLKEGDRVELRCLSDGNPQPHFTLRKQDPTSLSWLELENVSEGVLVLEQAQRHHSGLYECLGLDFETGVEATDQQQLLVNYVSNVQVQPKAPVKSEGSSLKLNCSAESSQPVVFHWKREKTEETLKNGSVLHLTNLTREAGGGYLCVASVPKVPGLKHTQLVNVTINGSPWVMAKEERIWVRENEEVNLTCEVSGQPRPTISWSVNGTVHEHDKDFQTVLSTLTVQVIPDLLEKGAVCQASNSLGSNKTTIFLELVNLTTLTIPTEDTSSSQSTTTSSPSAKGNSTSTGDPVKKAGTKQESKGVVIVAVIVCILLLAVLGAVLYFLYKKGKMPCGRSGKQEITLPLARKNEIVVEVKSDKLPEEMGLLQGSNGDKRAPRDQEVEGVMEQKQT; this is encoded by the exons ATGGATCTGACCAGGCTGCTCTGCACTCTCTTGTTAACCGCCTGCTGCTGCCGCCACTCGGCCG GAGTGCCTGATGAGGCGGAGCCCGTCAGAGAAATACTGGAGTATAAAGTGGGAGACAACGCCCATCTTAACTGTGACAGCTCCCTGCCCACTGACAACCTCAGCCATGTCGACTGGTTCTTT AAATACAAGGATCAGCACATCCGCATCTTCCAGGTGCGCCGGGGTCAGGGCCAGGCCGATCCCGGGGAGTACCAGCACCGACTCACCCTTCTGGATGGGGCCAACCTGTCTCTGTCACAGGTTACCCCCAAAGATGAGCGCACCTTCATCTGCCAGGTCAAAGCCCCTGGCACCCACGCCCGGGAGAAGTACACTCAGCTCCACATTTATA AAGCCCCCAAGGAGCCCACGATCCAGGCCAGCGCTTCTGGCATCTCTGTGATCAGCCAGGTCCCTCAGGAG GTGGCCACTTGTACTGGGGAGGATGGATTCCCAATCCCTCGCGTCACCTGGTATAAAAACCGGAAGCctctgaaagaagagaagaacC GGGTCATAATTTCAGAGTTACGAACCAAAGAGTCAAGTGGGCTTTACACGGTGAGAAGCACTCTGTGGGCGCAGCTGGAGAAAGAGGATAAGGAGGCTCTCTTTTACTGTGAGCTCAGCTACCGGCTTCCGGGGGGCGACCACATGAAAGAATCCCAGGAGATCAATGTCACCGTCTATT ACCCAATGGAGAAGGTGTGGCTGGAGGTGATACCGAACCGGCTGCTGAAGGAAGGAGACAGGGTTGAGCTCCGGTGCTTGTCGGATGGCAACCCTCAGCCACACTTCACCCTCCGAAAGCAG GACCCAACCAGTCTCAGCTGGCTTGAGCTAGAAAATGTAAGTGAGGGGGTCCTGGTCCTGGAGCAAGCACAGAGGCATCACAGTGGGCTCTATGAGTGCCTGGGTCTGGACTTTGAAACCGGAGTCGAGGCAACTGACCAACAGCAACTCTTGGTGAACT ATGTGTCCAACGTCCAGGTGCAACCCAAGGCTCCGGTGAAGTCGGAGGGCAGCAGCCTGAAACTCAACTGTTCTGCAGAGAGCTCCCAGCCGGTGGTATTCCACTGGAAGCGAGAAAAG ACCGAAGAGACATTGAAGAATGGATCTGTACTGCACCTGACCAACTTGACTAGGGAGGCAGGAGGAGGCTACCTCTGTGTGGCATCTGTACCCAAAGTGCCTGGCTTGAAACATACACAGCTGGTCAATGTTACCATTAATG gGTCCCCATGGGTGATGGCAAAGGAAGAACGCATATGggtgagagagaatgaagaggTGAACCTGACGTGTGAAGTCTCGGGGCAACCCAGGCCCACCATCTCCTGGAGTGTCAATGGAACG GTCCATGAACATGACAAGGATTTTCAGACTGTGCTGAGTACTTTGACAGTACAAGTGATCCCAGACCTGCTAGAGAAGGGGGCTGTGTGCCAAGCATCCAATTCCCTGGGAAGCAACAAGACTACCATCTTTCTGGAGCTGG TCAACTTAACCACCCTCACCATCCCCACCGAGGACACCAGCAGCAGCCAGAGCACCACCACCAGCAGTCCCTCTGCCAAAGGCAACAGTACCTCCACAG GAGATCCCGTCAAGAAAG CAGGAACAAAGCAGGAGAGCAAAGGAGTCGTCATCGTGGCAGTCATCGTCTGTATCCTGTTGCTGGCTGTATTGGGTGCTGTGCTTTATTTCCTCTATAAGAAGGGCAAGATGCCTTGTGGGCGATCGGGCAAACAGGAAAT CACACTGCCCCTGGCTCGTAAGAACGAAATTGTAGTTGAAGTTAAGTCAGATAAGCTCCCAGAAGAGATGGGCCTTCTGCAGGGAAGCAACGGTGACAAGAGGGCGCCGAGAGATCAG GAGGTGGAGGGGGTCATGGAACAGAAGCAAACCTGA
- the MCAM gene encoding cell surface glycoprotein MUC18 isoform X5, whose protein sequence is MDLTRLLCTLLLTACCCRHSAGVPDEAEPVREILEYKVGDNAHLNCDSSLPTDNLSHVDWFFKYKDQHIRIFQVRRGQGQADPGEYQHRLTLLDGANLSLSQVTPKDERTFICQVKAPGTHAREKYTQLHIYKAPKEPTIQASASGISVISQVPQEVATCTGEDGFPIPRVTWYKNRKPLKEEKNRVIISELRTKESSGLYTVRSTLWAQLEKEDKEALFYCELSYRLPGGDHMKESQEINVTVYYPMEKVWLEVIPNRLLKEGDRVELRCLSDGNPQPHFTLRKQDPTSLSWLELENVSEGVLVLEQAQRHHSGLYECLGLDFETGVEATDQQQLLVNYVSNVQVQPKAPVKSEGSSLKLNCSAESSQPVVFHWKREKTEETLKNGSVLHLTNLTREAGGGYLCVASVPKVPGLKHTQLVNVTINGSPWVMAKEERIWVRENEEVNLTCEVSGQPRPTISWSVNGTVHEHDKDFQTVLSTLTVQVIPDLLEKGAVCQASNSLGSNKTTIFLELVNLTTLTIPTEDTSSSQSTTTSSPSAKGNSTSTGTKQESKGVVIVAVIVCILLLAVLGAVLYFLYKKGKMPCGRSGKQEITLPLARKNEIVVEVKSDKLPEEMGLLQGSNGDKRAPRDQEVEGVMEQKQT, encoded by the exons ATGGATCTGACCAGGCTGCTCTGCACTCTCTTGTTAACCGCCTGCTGCTGCCGCCACTCGGCCG GAGTGCCTGATGAGGCGGAGCCCGTCAGAGAAATACTGGAGTATAAAGTGGGAGACAACGCCCATCTTAACTGTGACAGCTCCCTGCCCACTGACAACCTCAGCCATGTCGACTGGTTCTTT AAATACAAGGATCAGCACATCCGCATCTTCCAGGTGCGCCGGGGTCAGGGCCAGGCCGATCCCGGGGAGTACCAGCACCGACTCACCCTTCTGGATGGGGCCAACCTGTCTCTGTCACAGGTTACCCCCAAAGATGAGCGCACCTTCATCTGCCAGGTCAAAGCCCCTGGCACCCACGCCCGGGAGAAGTACACTCAGCTCCACATTTATA AAGCCCCCAAGGAGCCCACGATCCAGGCCAGCGCTTCTGGCATCTCTGTGATCAGCCAGGTCCCTCAGGAG GTGGCCACTTGTACTGGGGAGGATGGATTCCCAATCCCTCGCGTCACCTGGTATAAAAACCGGAAGCctctgaaagaagagaagaacC GGGTCATAATTTCAGAGTTACGAACCAAAGAGTCAAGTGGGCTTTACACGGTGAGAAGCACTCTGTGGGCGCAGCTGGAGAAAGAGGATAAGGAGGCTCTCTTTTACTGTGAGCTCAGCTACCGGCTTCCGGGGGGCGACCACATGAAAGAATCCCAGGAGATCAATGTCACCGTCTATT ACCCAATGGAGAAGGTGTGGCTGGAGGTGATACCGAACCGGCTGCTGAAGGAAGGAGACAGGGTTGAGCTCCGGTGCTTGTCGGATGGCAACCCTCAGCCACACTTCACCCTCCGAAAGCAG GACCCAACCAGTCTCAGCTGGCTTGAGCTAGAAAATGTAAGTGAGGGGGTCCTGGTCCTGGAGCAAGCACAGAGGCATCACAGTGGGCTCTATGAGTGCCTGGGTCTGGACTTTGAAACCGGAGTCGAGGCAACTGACCAACAGCAACTCTTGGTGAACT ATGTGTCCAACGTCCAGGTGCAACCCAAGGCTCCGGTGAAGTCGGAGGGCAGCAGCCTGAAACTCAACTGTTCTGCAGAGAGCTCCCAGCCGGTGGTATTCCACTGGAAGCGAGAAAAG ACCGAAGAGACATTGAAGAATGGATCTGTACTGCACCTGACCAACTTGACTAGGGAGGCAGGAGGAGGCTACCTCTGTGTGGCATCTGTACCCAAAGTGCCTGGCTTGAAACATACACAGCTGGTCAATGTTACCATTAATG gGTCCCCATGGGTGATGGCAAAGGAAGAACGCATATGggtgagagagaatgaagaggTGAACCTGACGTGTGAAGTCTCGGGGCAACCCAGGCCCACCATCTCCTGGAGTGTCAATGGAACG GTCCATGAACATGACAAGGATTTTCAGACTGTGCTGAGTACTTTGACAGTACAAGTGATCCCAGACCTGCTAGAGAAGGGGGCTGTGTGCCAAGCATCCAATTCCCTGGGAAGCAACAAGACTACCATCTTTCTGGAGCTGG TCAACTTAACCACCCTCACCATCCCCACCGAGGACACCAGCAGCAGCCAGAGCACCACCACCAGCAGTCCCTCTGCCAAAGGCAACAGTACCTCCACAG GAACAAAGCAGGAGAGCAAAGGAGTCGTCATCGTGGCAGTCATCGTCTGTATCCTGTTGCTGGCTGTATTGGGTGCTGTGCTTTATTTCCTCTATAAGAAGGGCAAGATGCCTTGTGGGCGATCGGGCAAACAGGAAAT CACACTGCCCCTGGCTCGTAAGAACGAAATTGTAGTTGAAGTTAAGTCAGATAAGCTCCCAGAAGAGATGGGCCTTCTGCAGGGAAGCAACGGTGACAAGAGGGCGCCGAGAGATCAG GAGGTGGAGGGGGTCATGGAACAGAAGCAAACCTGA